A region from the Chelmon rostratus isolate fCheRos1 chromosome 6, fCheRos1.pri, whole genome shotgun sequence genome encodes:
- the rag2 gene encoding V(D)J recombination-activating protein 2: MTLQPLTPVNCASLLQPGCSLLQLDGEVLLFGQKGWPKRSCPTGVFGVRLKRGEMKLRAISFSNDSCYLPPLRCPAVCRLDPYDGLPESYLIHGGRTPNNEISSSLYLLTMDSRGCNRKLTLCCKEKELVGEVPGARYGHTMSMIQSHGKTACVLFGGRSYMPAGERTTETWNSVVDCPPQVFLFDLEFGCSSAHTLPELCDGQSFHLALAREDCVYFLGGHSLTSDTRPPRLFRLRVELLQGSPLLSCETLDTGISISSAIISRTGPTHRYIILGGYQSDSKKRLECSTVILDEKGIQIEHLEPPNWIPDIIHSRTWFGGSAGEGTVLLGVPTEGRPSQTDMHYFYHVSFQTEGERTEEEGTQGCSQESTDYDDSTPLEDSEELYFGREPHELEDSSDGEGDTYNEEDEEDESQTGYWIKCCLGCQVDPNTWEPYYSTELHRPAMIFCSRGEEGHWVHAQCMELSETLLLRLSQGSKKYFCQDHGGLPYQEMTPPRDVLPLKRTPMKVKERKRPPTIKLSPAKKNFFRRLFD; the protein is encoded by the coding sequence ATGACCCTGCAGCCATTAACTCCAGTGAACTGTGCAAGCCTTCTGCAGCccggctgctctctgctgcagctggatggtGAAGTTCTCCTGTTTGGCCAGAAAGGTTGGCCCAAGCGCTCATGTCCAACAGGGGTTTTTGGGGTTCGGTTGAAACGTGGTGAGATGAAGCTGAGGGCCATCTCCTTCTCCAATGACTCATGCTACCTTCCTCCGTTACGCTGTCCAGCTGTTTGCCGCCTTGACCCCTACGATGGGCTTCCAGAGAGCTATCTCATCCATGGTGGCCGCACCCCAAACAATGAGATCTCATCCAGCTTGTATCTTCTCACCATGGATAGCCGTGGCTGCAATCGTAAACTGACCTTGTGCTGCAAAGAGAAAGAACTGGTGGGAGAAGTGCCAGGTGCCAGATATGGCCACACAATGAGCATGATTCAAAGCCATGGGAAGACAGCTTGTGTGTTGTTTGGGGGTAGATCCTACATGCCTGCGGGAGAGCGGACCACAGAGACCTGGAACAGCGTTGTCGACTGTCCTCCTCAGGTGTTCCTGTTTGACCTGGAGTTTGGTTGCTCCTCTGCTCACACTCTACCTGAGCTCTGTGACGGACAGTCTTTCCATTTGGCCCTTGCCAGAGAAGACTGTGTCTACTTCCTCGGGGGTCACTCGCTCACATCGGACACCCGCCCCCCTCGACTCTTTCGCCTCCGTGTTGAGCTTCTGCAGGGCAGCCCCTTGCTTTCCTGTGAGACTCTGGACACTGGTATATCCATCTCCAGTGCCATTATCAGCCGTACAGGTCCTACTCACAGATATATCATCTTAGGTGGGTATCAGTCAGACTCTAAGAAGAGGCTGGAGTGTAGCACTGTCATTCTGGATGAGAAAGGGATCCAAATTGAGCACTTAGAACCACCTAATTGGATCCCAGATATCATTCATAGTCGTACTTGGTTTGGCGGCAGTGCCGGAGAGGGAACTGTCCTACTTGGTGTACCCACTGAGGGAAGGCCATCCCAAACAGATATGCATTACTTCTATCATGTCAGCTTCCAGACGGAGGGAGAacgcacagaggaagagggaacccagggctgcagccaggagTCAACAGATTATGATGACTCCACTCCTCTTGAGGACTCTGAGGAGCTCTACTTTGGTCGTGAGCCACATGAGCTGGAGGACAGTAGTGATGGAGAAGGGGATACTTAcaatgaggaggatgaggaggatgaatcACAAACAGGTTACTGGATCAAATGCTGTCTGGGCTGTCAGGTGGACCCGAATACGTGGGAGCCATACTACTCCACTGAGCTCCACCGGCCAGCCATGATCTTCTGTtccagaggggaggagggacaCTGGGTCCATGCGCAGTGCATGGAACTGTCTGAGACCCTGCTGCTCAGGCTCTCTCAGGGTAGCAAGAAGTATTTCTGCCAGGACCACGGAGGCCTGCCCTACCAGGAGATGACCCCACCTCGAGATGTCCTGCCTCTCAAGCGTACCCCCATGAAGgttaaggaaagaaaaaggcCTCCGACAATCAAGTTGTcccctgcaaaaaaaaactttttcagaAGGCTTTTTGACTGA
- the rag1 gene encoding V(D)J recombination-activating protein 1 yields MMEDGPETDGPRSSMPAELHHPHSEYSQWKFKLFRVRSMERAPLPSETQPEKGAFIGISPPAAPNIELDNGMGPGSVMKLCLGGKSKENVEGPGQRVDMKLQEMDTHMNHLRCLCRLCGMALRKAKGPVHDVHGDLDQASKGALRKMGCKFTSWPEVIVKVFKVDVTEDIESVHPLSFCHRCWMAAIRGGGVCSFSRTRVPEWKPHSSLCHLCSPRKTSFQRTGRKRRKTIRRAQSLAKRTRWDQGDSIAVGERRALRRPVLKAWRKLSIQREQWVRNITHCQKDHLSTKLISEKLPVDFLASFTCLVCDHLLSDPVQSPCGHLFCRSCIIKYSYVLGPHCPACNLRCAPDDFTSPAKIFLSALQSLPLLCPKSGCGKQVKLDSFKAHCLDHDLDEQDANKQSSELDNYQLNNKGGRPRQHLLSLTRRAQKHRLRDLKNQVKTFADKEEGGDLKSVCLTLFLLALRSENEHRQADELEAMMQGRGSGLHPAVCLAIRVNTFLSCSQYHKMYRTVKATSGRQIFQPLHTLRAAEKELLPGFHQFEWQPALKNVSASCNVGIINGLSGWASSVDDSLADTITRRFRYDVALVSALKDLEEDIMEGLRESGMEDSACTSGFSVMIKESCDGMGDVSEKHGGGPVVPEKAVRFSFTIMSVSILAADKEEEVTIFMEPKPNSELSCKPLCLTFVDESDHETLTAILRPIVAERNAMKESRLILSIGGLLRSFRFHFRGTGYDEKMVREMEGLEASGSTYVCTLCDSGRAEASENMVLHSITRSHEENLERYEIWRTNPFSESADELRDRVKGVSAKPFMETHPTMDALHCDIGNATEFYKIFQDEIGEVYQKANPSREARRSWRAALDKQLRNKVKLKPVMRMNGNFARRLMTLEAVEAVCELVPSEARREALRELMRLYLQMKPVWRATCPAKECPDQLCRYSFNSQRFADLLSSTFKYRYNGKIPNYLHKTLAHVPEIIERDGSIGAWASEGNESANKLFRRFRKMNARQSKAFELVDVLKHHWLYTSKYLQKFMEAHKDSVKALQASIEPVESQDDEDMSLEVNDF; encoded by the exons ATGATGGAGGACGGTCCGGAGACAGATGGCCCCAGATCATCCATGCCAGCTGAGCTCCACCATCCCCACTCTGAGTACTCTCAGTGGAAGTTTAAACTGTTCAGGGTGAGGTCCATGGAGAGGGCGCCGTTGCCCAGTGAGACACAACCTGAGAAAGGAGCCTTTATAGGGATCTCACCTCCCGCAGCTCCAAATATAGAGCTAGATAATGGTATGGGTCCAGGGAGTGTTATGAAATTGTGCCTAGGGGGAAAAAGCAAGGAAAATGTGGAGGGCCCTGGCCAGAGGGTAGATATGAAGCTGCAGGAAATGGACACCCACATGAACCACCTCAG GTGCTTGTGTCGTCTCTGTGGAATGGCGCTGAGGAAAGCCAAAGGACCAGTGCACGATGTTCATGGGGATCTGGACCAGGCAAGCAAAGGTGCCCTGCGTAAAATGGGGTGCAAGTTTACAAGTTGGCCAGAGGTCATCGTTAAAGTCTTCAAAGTGGATGTGACAGAGGACATAGAATCTGTTCACCCTCTTTCCTTTTGCCATCGCTGCTGGATGGCTGCCATACGAGGAGGGGGCGTCTGCAGCTTCTCTAGAACAAGAGTCCCTGAATGGAAACCCCACTCGTCCCTCTGCCACCTTTGCTCCCCCAGGAAAACCTCTTTCCAGCGGACTGGGAGAAAGAGGCGGAAAACCATTCGCAGAGCCCAGAGCCTGGCAAAAAGGACCAGGTGGGACCAAGGCGACAGCATTGCTGTTGGTGAGAGGAGGGCTCTGAGACGTCCTGTGCTCAAGGCCTGGAGGAAACTCAGCATCCAGAGAGAGCAATGGGTAAGAAACATCACCCACTGTCAGAAAGACCACTTGAGTACTAAGTTGATCTCTGAGAAGCTCCCCGTAGACTTCCTCGCTTCTTTCACCTGCCTGGTGTGTGACCACCTGCTCTCTGATCCAGTCCAGTCGCCCTGTGGGCACCTCTTCTGCCGCAGCTGTATTATAAAATATAGCTACGTTCTGGGACCTCACTGTCCGGCCTGCAACTTGCGCTGTGCTCCTGATGATTTCACCTCGCCTGCCAAAATCTTCTTATCAGCCCTAcaatctctgcctctgctctgcccCAAAAGCGGCTGTGGCAAGCAGGTGAAGCTAGATTCATTTAAAGCTCATTGTCTAgaccatgacctggatgaacAGGATGCAAACAAGCAGTCGTCAGAACTCGACAATTACCAGTTAAACAATAAAGGGGGAAGACCCCGTCAGCACTTACTGTCCCTAACCCGTCGTGCCCAGAAGCATCGGCTGAGGGATCTGAAGAACCAGGTGAAGACGTTTGCGGACAAAGAGGAAGGTGGCGACctgaagtctgtgtgtttgactctGTTTCTCCTTGCACTGAGATCTGAGAATGAGCACCGGCAGGCAGATGAGCTAGAGGCCATGATGCAAG GCAGAGGCTCTGGGTTGCATCCTGCTGTATGCCTGGCAATCCGGGTCAACACtttcctgagctgcagccagtATCACAAGATGTACCGGACTGTCAAAGCCACCAGTGGCCGGCAGATTTTTCAGCCCCTGCACACCCTGCGAGCTGCAGAGAAGGAGCTCCTTCCTGGCTTTCACCAGTTTGAATGGCAGCCTGCTCTCAAAAATGTGTCTGCATCTTGCAATGTTGGCATTATTAATGGGCTCTCTGGATGGGCTTCCTCAGTGGATGACTCCCTGGCTGACACTATCACTCGGCGGTTTCGCTATGATGTAGCACTGGTGTCAGCATTAAAAGATCTGGAGGAGGACATCATGGAGGGGCTGAGAGAGAGTGGGATGGAAGACAGCGCTTGCACCTCAGGCTTCAGTGTCATGATCAAGGAATCTTGTGATGGCATGGGTGATGTCAGTGAGAAGCACGGTGGAGGACCAGTTGTTCCTGAGAAGGCTGTACGTTTCTCTTTCACTATTATGTCTGTCTCTATCCTGGCAGCTgacaaggaggaagaggttACCATCTTCATGGAGCCAAAGCCAAACTCAGAATTGTCCTGTAAGCCCCTTTGCCTGACATTTGTGGATGAGTCAGACCATGAGACGCTCACAGCCATCCTGCGGCCTATAGTCGCAGAGCGTAATGCAATGAAAGAGAGCAGACTCATCCTATCCATCGGTGGACTGCTTCGCTCCTTCCGCTTTCACTTCAGAGGCACAGGGTACGATGAGAAGATGGTGCGTGAGATGGAGGGCCTTGAGGCCTCAGGGTCCACCTATGTCTGCACTCTGTGTGACTCTGGTCGGGCAGAAGCTTCTGAAAACATGGTGCTACACTCCATCACTCGCAGCCATGAAGAGAACCTAGAACGTTACGAAATATGGAGAACCAACCCCTTTTCTGAGTCTGCAGATGAGCTGCGAGACAGAGTCAAAGGGGTCTCCGCCAAGCCCTTCATGGAGACCCATCCCACAATGGATGCATTACATTGCGACATAGGCAATGCCACTGAGTTCTACAAAATCTTCCAGGATGAGATCGGGGAGGTGTACCAAAAGGCCAACCCCAGCCGGGAGGCGCGGCGCAGCTGGAGGGCAGCCCTAGATAAACAGCTGAGGAACAAGGTGAAGCTGAAACCAGTAATGAGGATGAATGGGAACTTTGCCCGCCGGCTAATGACCCTGGAGGCTGTGGAGGCAGTGTGTGAGCTGGTGCCCTCTGAGGCGAGGAGGGAGGCCCTGAGGGAGCTTATGAGGCTTTACCTCCAGATGAAGCCTGTGTGGCGCGCCACCTGCCCAGCCAAGGAGTGCCCCGACCAGCTGTGCCGCTACAGCTTTAATTCCCAGCGCTTTGctgacctcctctcctctacctTCAAATATAGGTACAATGGAAAGATACCCAATTACCTGCACAAGACCTTGGCCCATGTGCCTGAAATAATAGAGAGAGATGGATCCATAGGAGCCTGGGCCAGCGAGGGCAACGAGTCggcaaacaaactgttcaggCGCTTCCGGAAGATGAATGCACGTCAGTCAAAGGCCTTTGAGCTAGTGGATGTGTTGAAACATCACTGGCTTTACACCTCCAAGTACTTGCAGAAGTTTATGGAAGCTCACAAAGACTCCGTCAAAGCTCTGCAAGCCAGCATTGAGCCAGTAGAGAGCCAGGATGATGAGGATATGTCTCTGGAAGTTAATGATTTTTGA